The Desulfobulbus propionicus DSM 2032 DNA segment GAAGACGGGTGCGTGGTGCCTCTCGGGGGATGGACAGGCAAATGTATTTTGTTTATACAATTACAAAAAATTAAGATGAACTTTGTAGAGGGCAAGGAAAAATTCCCTGATGACGCGGTGGGCGCGTCTTTTGTTTTTACCCGGGGCGGTAGAGCCACCCGAGCGAGTGTTTTCACGCAACCGCCTGCTTTTTTCAACATGCAAGGAGCAAACGATGAACAGAACACCAATTCAGAGCCCCAAGGCCCCGGCCGCCATCGGTCCCTACTCGCAGGCGATAGCCACCGATACCCTGTTGTTCACGTCCGGTACTTTGGCCATTGATCCGAAAATCGGCACCATTCCTGAGGGAACGATCGAGGAGCATGCCCACCAGGTTTTTCGCAACCTGGCCGCGGTGGCCGAGGCGGCCGGCACCAATTTGTCTCGGGCGATCAAGGTGACGGTCTATTTGACGGACATGGCTGATTTCAACCAGGTGAACGCGGTATACAGTCATTATTTTCAGCAACCGTATCCAGCGCGCAGCGCCGTCGAGGTGGCCGCCCTGCCCTTGGGAGCCGATATTGAGGTTGAGGCCGTCCTAGCCCTCTGAGCACTGTTTTCGTGGAGGACGGGGTGCCGTTCCGTCCGGGGAGAGGCCGCAGCCTCGCGGTCAAGCGGAAGATCGGCGAATCGGGGCGGATCGTCCCTGGGGAAACGCCGCTGTTTTCTGCCCTGTCAGACGCTTGGCGGTTCCATAAAAAATGTTTGACAGCCCGAGCCTTTTGAAATAGATATTACGCACTTCGCGCCTACCCGATTTTTTCCCGTAATACCGGGTGCTGTGCCGCTTTGCAGGAGCGAGGCTGCTCGCCAACAGAGAACTTTTTTATGGGTAAGGGGTTCGTGTCTGGTCCTGTCATCCCCCTCTACCCTTTTTTTTTGATGGATCATCTGAACTGAACAGCAATTTCTTATCACCCCTGAACAAGGAGGAAACGGTGGCCTATTCATCCATTGAACTCACCTGTACCGACGACGGAATTGCACGACTGACCTTCAATCGCCCCAAAGCCCTCAACGCCCTTAACTCCTCCCTTCTCGAGGAACTCTCCGCTGCCCTCGACAGTATCAAGCACGATGAAACCATCCGGGTTCTCATTCTGACCGGAGCCGGCGAAAAATCCTTCATTGCCGGAGCCGACATTACTGAAATTGCCACGTTAACGCCGCTGGGCGCAAAAAAATTCGCCCAATTGGGGCAAGAAGTGATCAGTTCCCTGCAGGGGCTCGCGATCCCTGTCATTGCCGCGGTCAACGGCTATGCCTTGGGAGGCGGCTGCGAAATGGCCCTGGCCTGTGATTTTATCTATGCTTCGGAAAAGGCCATCTTCGGTTTGCCGGAGATCACCCTGGGGGTCATCCCCGGCTTTGGCGGCACCCAGCGATTGCCCCGCCTGATCGGCGCCAATCGGGCCAAGGAGATGATTTTCACCGGCAAGCATTTGAGCGCGCCTGAAGCCAAGGAGATGGGGCTGGTCAACAAGACTTTTGCTCCGGAGGAATTGATGCCGGCCGCCATGGAGACGGCCAAGCTCATCGCCACCAAGGGCAAGGCCTCGCTCTGCGCGGCCAAGCAGACGGTTAACCAGGGATTGAACACCGACCTGGCCACCGGGCTGTGCATCGAACGGGATGCCTTTGCCCTCTGTCTGGCCAGCCCGGATGCGAAAGAAGGCACCACTGCTTTTCTGGAGAAACGCAAACCGGTCTTCAAGGGCGATCTGAATGGCTGACAATGGAATGTGAAACAGAAACAAGGAGCGAGAGGTCTATGAACGAGGTGGTGATAGTTAGCGGATGCCGGACTGCGGTGGGTGCCTTTGGCGGCAGTCTGAAAAATACGCCCGTTGTCGCCCTGGGGGCGGCCGTCATGCGCGAGACCCTGCGCAAAGTGGGGCTGCGGCCGACAGCCAGCGTGGACATGCGGTCGGTGGCGCCTGGCAAGCTCAAGGATCAGGGAGAGCTCGAACTGGAACGGAAGTATGCTGTCTGGGATACGGCCGCCGCCGAGATCAGTCTCGACGAGGTAATCATGGGCAATGTGCTCCAGGCCGGACAGGGGCAGAATCCAGCTCGTCAGGCGATGATCCAGGCCGGTATCCCCAAGGAAACTCCCGCGTTCACCATCAACAAGGTGTGCGGTTCCGGCCTCAAGGCCATCGCTCTGGGTGCCCAGTCGATCATGACCGGCCAGGCAGAGGTGGTCCTAGCGGGTGGTCAGGAAAACATGAGCATGGTGCCCATGGCCTTACCCAAGGCCCGCTGGGGGTATCGAATGGAACTCACCGGCGTTGGCGAGGTGTACGACCTGATGGTCTTCGACGGGCTCTATGAGATTTTTTACGGCTACCACATGGGTGTCACCGCTGAAAATATTGCCCGAATGTACAACATCAGCCGCGAAGATCAGGACCGGCTGGCGGCGTTGAGTCATTCCAGGGCACTCCGGGGCATCAAGGAGGGGCTGTTCCAAGAGGAGATCGTGCCAATCGCAGTCAGAGCCGGCAAGCAGGAGGTGAGCTTCGCGCAGGATGAGCGGCCGATGGAAACCTCGATGGAGAAAATGGCCAAGCTGAAACCTGCTTTTGCCAAGGATGGCACGGTCACCGCCGGCAATGCCTCGGGCATCAACGACGGCGCTGCGGCCGTGTTGCTGATGAGCGCGACCAAGGCCAAACAGATGGGCCTGAAACCTTTGGCTACCATCGAGGGGTTTGCCTCTGGCGGCCTCGATCCTGCCTACATGGGCATGGGTCCGGTACCGGCTATCCAGAAGGCGCTCAAGCAGAGCGGCAAGACCATCGGCGACATCGACATGATCGAGCTCAACGAGGCTTTTGCCGCCCAGGCCATTGGCTGTATGCTGGAGTTGGGCATTGATGTGGAAAAGCCCAATCAACTGGGCAGCGGTATCTCCATGGGGCACCCGGTCGGCTGCACCGGCGCCCGGCAGATGGTGACCGCCATCCATCAAATGCAGCGGCAGCAGCATGGGACCGGTCTGATCAGCATGTGCATCGGTGGCGGCATGGGCATGGCCATGGTGATCAGCAACAAGTAAGCATCCACCGGCTGGTGGCCAGCCGGTGCAATAGAGATTAACGAAGGGGGAACAACAGCGATGGAAGTGAAGACATTCGGCGTGATCGGCGCCGGCCAGATGGGCAACGGCATTGCCCAGGTTGCCGCGGCCAGCGGCCTCAACGTGATCATGAACGACATCAAGCAGGAATTCGTTGACCGCGGATTGGCCAACATCGCCAAGAATCTGCAGCGTAACGTCGACAAGGGTAAGATGGCCGCCGACGAAAAGGACAAGATTCTTGCTCGGATCAAGACCTGTACCGATTTGAAGGATATGGCTGCGGCTGACTTCGTGGTCGAGGCCGCTTCCGAGAACGAGGCGATCAAATTTAAAATTTTTGAAAATCTGGAAGAAATCTGCGCCCCGCATGTCATTCTCGCTTCCAACACCTCCTCCATCCCGATCGGTCGCATCGCTTCCCATACCAAGCGGCCGGACAAGGTGATCGGCATGCATTTCATGAATCCGGTGCCGGTGATGAAATTGGTGGAGGTGATCTGCGGTCTGGCCACCTCGGCCGAGACCCTGGAGACCACCCTTGCCCTGACCAAGCGGATGGAAAAAACCCCGGCCCAATCCAACGATTTCCCTGGATTCATTGCCAATCGTATCCTGTTGCCGATGATCAACGAGGCCATCTTCTGCCTCTACCACGGAGTGGGCAAGAAAGAGGATATCGACACCGTCATGAAATTGGGCATGAACCATCCCATGGGACCGCTGGCCCTGGCCGACCTCATCGGTTTGGATACCTGTTTGGCCATCATGAATACCCTGTACCAGGGGCTGGGCGATTCCAAGTACCGTCCGTGCCCATTGCTGCGCCAATATGTCGAGGCAGGCTGGTTGGGACGCAAGAGCGGCAAGGGCTTTTACACCTACGAGTAATCCAGGAGCGAGCGCTTTTGGGGGAACCGAGGGCATGAACCACGTCCAAGGTGCCGCTTGGGAGGAACAAGTAAATGAGTGAACCGGCGTTTCAGGATCAGTACCCCGATGATTACGCCCACTGCTATGGGTGCGGGCGGTTGCATGCTGAAGGGCACCACCTGAAGAGTTATTGGGATGGAGAGGAAACCGTTTGCCGGTATACCCCTGATCCCAAATATACCGGTGGGTTCCCGGGGTTCCTCTATGGCGGCATGATTGCCTCGCTGATCGATTGTCACGGCGCGGGGACCGCCGCGGCAGCCAAGGCCAGGCAGGATGGCAAGCCGATTTCCCGCTTCGTCACCGCTTCATTGAAGGTGGACTATCTGGCACCGACGCCGATCAATACCGAGTTGGAGATTCGCGGCAAGGTGGTGGAAATCAAAGGTCGGAAGGTGATCGTCGATCTGGTGGTGTTCGCCGCCGGCACAACCTGCGCCACTGGCACGGTGGTGATGGTGCAACTGAAGGAGCAGAACTGAGCGCCGGTTGATCCGGCGCCGACGGTGCGCATCCCGTGATGCACCGACAAGACGGGATTCCGGCGAGTTCACCTGGGGCGGGTGAACGGCCGACAGAGGCGTGCGTGAACCTGTTTACGAGAGATTGATCAGGGCCAAGCGCGGAACGAGCACACAGACTATCTTGGGGGAAATACACATGAATTTCGAATTGACAGAAGAGCAAAACTTGATCCGTGACATGGTCCGCAGTTTTGCCGAGACGGAAGTGGCTTCGTCCGCGGCCGAGCGGGACGAGAACGAGCGTTTTGACCGGGCCCTGATGTTTGATCGCCTGGCCGAACTGGGCTTGACAGGTATCGTCTTTCCGGAAGAGTATGGCGGAGCCGGCGCCGATTATATCAGCTATGCCATCGCTGTCGAGGAGTTGTCCCGGGTGTGTGGCTCCACCGGCGTCACCCTGTCGGCCCATCTGTCCCTTTGCGCCAATCCCATCTATATGTTCGGTACCGAGGCACAGAAACAGAAATTCCTGGTGCCGCTGGCCAAGGGCGAGAAAATCGGTGGATTCGGCTTGACCGAGCCTTCCGCCGGCTCCGATGCCGGGGGCACCAAAACCACTGCCACCCGTGATGGCAACGACTGGATCCTCAACGGTTCCAAGATTTTTATCACCAATGCCGGCGAGGCCGAGACCTACGTGGTGCTCGCCCGCAGCGACAAGAATGCGGAAAAGCACCGCGGTATCAGCGCCTTTATCGTCGAGAAAGGTACCCCTGGATTTTCCTTCGGTAAAAAGGAAAAGAAGATGGGGATTCGCTCCTCGCCCACCATGGAACTGGTGTTCGAGAACTGCCGCATTCCCGGCGACAATCTGCTTGGCCAGGAAGGCCAGGGATTCAAGGTAGCGATGAAAACCCTGGATGGCGGCCGTATCGGCATCGCAGCCCAAGCCCTCGGCATTGCCCAGGGAGCTCTGGATGCAGCCCTCGCCTACACCAAGGAGCGTGAGCAGTTCAACAAACCGATCGCCTCGTTTCAGGGCGTTTCCTTCCAACTGGCAGACATGGCCACCCAGGTCGAGGCCGCCCGTCTGCTGATTTACAACGCCGCCTATCGGGCCAGCAATGGTCTCTCCTATTCCCTGGAATCGGCCATGGCCAAATTGTTTGCCTCCGAGACCGCCATGCGGGTGACCACCCAGGCTGTCCAACTGCACGGTGGCTATGGGTACACCCGTGAATTTCCGGTTGAGCGGATGATGCGCGACGCCAAGATCACCGAGATTTACGAGGGAACCAGCGAAGTCCAGCGCGTGGTTATCGGGGCCGCTTTGACTCGATAACAGACTCCGGCCGCCGCAGGCGGCTGGAGCACCTAACCTATTGATGATAAACAAGAAGAGAGCTGCGGCGCAAGCTGCCTCTCTTCTTCTGCGCAAGCATGAAACACAACGTTTGTTTACGTGAAGGAAGGGGGAGCCTGGATGGAGTTTACCCGTGAAATATATTGGAATGTCGGTCATGGGTTTACTACCTTGGCACCCATGTACGGCCTGTTGTTGGTGGCCTTGACCATTTTTGTGATCGGTTTTCTTAAGCGGATCAAGGTCTATCGTCTCGGACAGCCCTTGGATCGAACGGACCAACGAGGCGAACGAATCAAATATCTGCTGGAGAATGTGCTGCTCCAGACCAAGGTGATGCGGGTGCCCGGTCCGGGCACGGCGCATGCGCTTTTTTTCTGGTCGTTTTTCGCCCTGTTCATCGGTACCACCCTGATCGTGATTCAGGCGGATTTCACCGATCTGCTCTTTGACGTCACCTTCCTCAAGGGAACCTTTTACAAACTGTTTTCCCTGACCCTGGATCTGGCTGGCTTGCTTGCCGTGGCCATGTTGGGCGGTTTGCTGGTACGCCGCTATCTCATCCGCCCCGAAGGATTGGTGACCAAAGGTGACGATGCCCTGATGCACGCCCTGCTGTTGGCCATTCTCCTCACCGGATTTTGTATCGAAGGCGCCCGCATGGCGGTGACCGAGATGGGCACGCCGCTCGCGGCCTGGTCGCCGGTCGGGTTGGCAATAGCCACGCTACTGGGGGGGATGAGCGAAGAGGGGTTGCGCACCCTCCATGCCGGCTTATGGTGGTTCCACCTGGTGCTGGCGCTTGGGTTCGTGGCGGTCATCCCGTACTCCAAGTTCCGACATATCGTCACCACCAGCGCCAACGCCTTTCTTGCCGATCGCGGTCCAACAGGCAAGCTGACCACGATCAATCTTGAGGATGAAAACACCGAAAAATTCGGGGCCAATGAACTGACGGACCTGCGCTGGAAGGACATCTTCGATGCCGACGCCTGCACTTTGTGCAAGCGTTGCCAGGATCGCTGCCCCGCCTTCAATACCGGCAAGCCGCTGTCGCCAATGAAACTGGTCAATCAGATCGGTGAGGTGGCCTTTGGGAACCGGGAGGCCAATCTGATCGATACCATCGGCCGCGAAGCTCTTTGGGCCTGCACGACCTGTCGGGCTTGCCAGGACATCTGCCCGGCGTCCATCGAGCATGTGGACAAGATCATCGAGATGCGGCGCAACCTGGTGCTGATGGAAGGGGAATTTCCCGGCGAGGAGGTCATGGCGGCCATGGAGCAGACCGAGGTCAACGGCAATCCGCTGGGCTTGGGCTACGCCTCCCGCGGCGATTGGGCCGAATCCCTGGGAATCAAACCTTTGGCCGAAGATCCGGAGGTGGACCTGCTCTATTTTGTCGGCTGTTACGCGTCCTTCGACAAGCGCAACATCGCGGTGGCCAAGAGCTTTGTCAAGCTCTGCCAGGCTGCCGGAGTCAAAATTGGCATTCTCGGCAAGGAAGAAAAATGCTGCGGCGAGCCGATGCGCAAGATGGGCAACGAATATCTCTACCAAACCCTGGCCATGGAAACCGTGGAGATCATCAAGGGCTATGGGGTGAAGAAAATCGTCACCACCTGTCCGCACTGCTTCAATACCCTGGCCAAGGATTACCGCGACTTTGATTTCGACATTGAGGTCGTGCCGCATGCGCTGTTCCTCGAACAGTTGGTCGCTTCCGGTACATTGTCGCTCAAAACCGAATCCTTTGCCTGTACCTACCACGACTCCTGCTATTTGGGACGTCATAACGCGATGTACGACGCGCCCCGCAATCTGATTCGGGCGGCGGGAGGCCAGATCACCGAGATGGCCAAAAATCGCGATCAAGCCTTCTGCTGCAGTGCAGGTGGCGGAAGAATCATGGCCGAAGAAAATATAGGTGAACGGATTAACATCAAGCGGGTGGAAATGGCCGTGGCCACCGGGGCCGGGCAACTGCTGTCCAACTGCCCCTTCTGCTTGACCATGTTCGAGGATGGCGTCAAAGGCGCCAATGCCGAAGAACAGCTGCGCCCCCGGGATATTGCCGAGATTCTTGCCGAACGGGTATGAATTTCGCGTTGACCATAGAGTAACCACACTTTGCCTGACTGCTGGAGGGAAGCAATGAAAATACTGATTTGTATCAAACAGGTTCCAGACATGGAATCCAAATTCAAGATCAACGGCGAAAAAACCTGGTACGATCGGGCGGATCTCGCCTGGCGGATGAATGAGTATGACGAATATGCGGTTGAGCAGGCTGTCCGGCTGAAGGAACAGGTAAAAGATGCCGACCTGACCGTGCTCTGCATCGGCCCGGACCAGGTGACCGAAACCATCAAGAAAGCCTTGGCCATGGGGTGTGACCGTGGGGTGCACATCAACGACGCTGATTCCCATAAGCGGGAGCCGATCGAGATTGCCTCGATGATCGCCGGTTTTGCCAAGGACAAGCAGTTCGACATTATTTTCACCGGCATGCAGTCGCAGGACCGGGGCAGCGCCCAGGTGGGCGTCATGGTGGCCGAGCTGCTGGACATGCCGGCGGTGACCACCATCGTCGGCTTCACCTACGACAACGGGACCATCAACCTCAAACGGGAGCTGGAAGGGGGGAGCAAGGCCCTGGTGACCGCCACCACTCCGGTGGTGCTCACCTGTCAGCTGGGTCTCAACACCCCGCGTTATCCGACCTTGCCTAATATCATGAAAGCCAAAAAGAAGGAACTGCTCACCCTGGCGCCCGATACCGGTGGAATGGACACCCTGCAAGAAACGACAGCCTGCTTTTTCCCGGAGAAAAAGGGGGGCGGCCTGGTGCTGGAGGGCGATGTCGCCGATCTGGCTGACAAACTGATCCACCTGCTCAAAGAAAAAACCGGCGTGTTGGCCTAGGAGAGAATCATGAAGACCTTACTTGTGGCGGAATTCCGGGAAGGAAAACTGCGTGTCAAATATTCGCAGCTGATTGCCTTTGCCAATCAGCTGCAAACCGAAACCGCGATGTTCCTGGTGGGCAGCCCCAGCGAATTGCCCCAATTCAACGGGACCCTGTATTTGGCCGATGTGGGCAAATACGGGGAATACAATCCTGCTGTGCACAAGCAACTGCTGCTCGATGTCATCGCCAAGGAGCAACCGGACCAGATCGTGTTCCACCATTCCTCCTATGGCTGGGACCTGGCGCCAAGGATTGCCGTGGCACTCAAGGCCGCCCAGATTTCCGAGGTCATCGCGGTTGAGGATGGCCTGCCGGTTGTTCCGGTGTGTAATGCCAAGTTGCGCCGGAAGATCAAGGCGACTTCCGCCAAGTCCGTGTTGACCTTGCAGGCCGGAGCTTTTGGCTTGGAAGAGGATCCGGTCGGCACTCCCACCGTGGTGGCGATAGACACCGTGGCGGGCGGCACGGTACAATGCACTGGCTACGAGGCCGCCAAGATCGAGGGAGTGGATTTAACCAAGGCGGAGATTATTGTCAGTGCCGGACGCGGCGTTGGTAAACCGGAAAACGTGGCCATGGTGCAGGCTTTGGCCAAGGCTTTGGGCGGGGAATACGGTGCCAGCCGGCCGGTGGTCGATGCCGGTTGGGTGGAACATAACCGCCAAGTGGGCACCACTGGGAGCACGGTCACCCCCAAACTCTACGTGGCCTGCGGTATTTCCGGCGCGATCCAGCATTTGGCGGGCATGAAAAAGTCGGAGTTCATCGTTGCCATCAACACCGACAAGGATGCGCCCATCGGTGAGGTGGCCAATGTGTTGGTGGTGGCCGATCTCAAACAGTTCATTCCCGTGCTGACCGAAAAGCTCAACGCCCGTTGACGACGGGGAAGCTCTCCGGACAAACACATTGACCGCGCCGGCAACCCGTTGCCGGCGCGGTTTTTTGTTGCCGTGCTGTCGGTAGAACCAGTGCGATTCATTCAATAAAAAAGCCGCATCCCAAAAGGATGCGGCTTGAACAAGCAATGTGACGCGCAGAAGCGTTTTACCCTTCGACCACCTCAATGCCTTCCAATTTCCAATCTTCTGTACGCATCGGTCGTGCCCAGGTCCATTTTTCGGCAAATTTAATCGGCTCGGTCATGCTGCCTTCCACAAGGGCTCCGGTCTTTTCATCAACCGTGTAATCGAGCAGGTTGGCGGTAAACAACACCGTGACGAAATCCTCGCCGTTATCGCTGCCAGCGGCAATAATTTCCACTTTGCGCACGGCAATGCTCTCCAGTTTGTTGATCTGCCCGAGTTCTTGCATGCGGGCAAAATGTTGTTCATATTCCGCCGCCAGTTGCTGGCCCAGCAGATGACGGTAGGATGAAAGATCGCGTCGCATCCAGCCTGCCTGGATCTTGAAGAACACGTCGGAGGCCACTTCGAGAAAGTATTTATCGTCGAATCCAGGATCAGTGGCGCGAATCTCGGCCAAGCCCTGTTCCATCGTATTGGTTGCGCGAATGGGTGGGATCGGAGGCACCGGCGGAACGGTGTTGCCGGCAAACTGGCCGCCGCCACCCTGGAACATATTTGGCGCTGGGGGCGGTTGATAGCCGGAAGAAGAGGGGGCTGCGGGGCGATTGACAAAACGTTTGTAGAGAAAATAGCCCACGCCGCCAAGGATCAGCAGCGGCAGAATGCCCATGCCGCTGCCGCTGGCACCGAACAGGCTGCCAAAGAGGAGGCCGCCAAGGGCGCCGCCGAGCAGACCGCCCATCAGGCCACGGCTGAAACTGCCTGGTTGCGATTGTTGCTGCCGCTGATTGAATTGGCTCGGCGCCTGCTGTTGGGAAGGACGACTCGATGGGCTGCTGAACGAGCGGCCACCGGATTTAGAGCGCGCGTCGGCGTAATCGGTGGTCCAACCGCCCTCCATGAAGGCAAGTGTAAACACTACAAGCAAGAAAGGGGTCCATCGTCTCAATAAAGCGGTCATAACATATCCATCTCAGGGGTTGGTGGGGAACAACAGAGGTTGTCGCTTCTCTGTCGGGAACTGCAAGGGGTGCTGACAACCAGTCATGTCAACAATGAATTGGTTGTAGTTTAATGGTGATCAGGGCAATGTCAAGGTATTCCGGTCTTGCCTATGACGGTTTCACGCCAACCTTATCCCCATTTTCGCGCAGTTCATGCAAACAGAATCGCCGTTGGGGCTGGCGCCGCCCTGCTGGCCTTTCTCGCGCTGATGGGGCACGAGCCAATCTCGGCGCCCATTTTTTCAGGGCTGCCTGCGGTCTTGTCAGTGGCCTGTAGGCCGGCCGTGGCCGTCTATCGGAGAGGTGGCGGCACCCCGCCCCAAAGTTGCGTTGTTTGCCGTGAGCATGGAATAAATGGGCCCGTCGTTTCTCTCCTGGCCGGTTGATCCTTGTACGCCACGGGGAAGAAAGCGTCGATTGCCATCCGATCTTGTTTGACGTTGCGCCGAGAAATGCATAATATGCCTGCAATTTGTTGTCTCCAGCACCGTTGCCGTTGGCGCAATGATGCGCGCCCTCGCGGGATAGCCTGATCATCCTGTCGGCAGCTGGTGCATTACGACCCTCTCATTGATTACCTACCACCACTGGAGCCGTTTCATGCCGATGAATGAACAACCGCCCTGGGGGCAGAAGAAAAAACCTTCAGGACCGGAGGATGTCCTTGCCCAGCTTATTCAAAAAATCCGGGATACCTTTTCGGGCAAAGAGGAGGGCCGCCCCCAGGGCGGTTCAGAAGGTCCGTCACCTGTCCAGCCAGCCGGTTTTTTGCCCGGAGCCGGCAAACTGCTGGCCATTGTGGCCGCTGTTCTTCTTCTTCAGGGCGCGTTTTCCTGCTTCTACACCATCAAGCCTGGTGAAGTCGGAGTTGTACTCCGTTTCGGACAATATACCCGGACCACTCAGCCCGGCTTGCATTTCAAGATTCCCTATGTGGAAGACTTGGCCAAGGTGGATGTGGAAAGTGTGCGCAAGGAGGAGTTCGGCTTTCGGACCCGCACCCCGGGGATCAGCACTACCTTTGAACGCAAGGGCTACGACATGGAGTCCTTGATGCTCACCGGCGACAAGGACGTGATCGAGGTAGCCTGGAT contains these protein-coding regions:
- a CDS encoding acyl-CoA dehydrogenase codes for the protein MNFELTEEQNLIRDMVRSFAETEVASSAAERDENERFDRALMFDRLAELGLTGIVFPEEYGGAGADYISYAIAVEELSRVCGSTGVTLSAHLSLCANPIYMFGTEAQKQKFLVPLAKGEKIGGFGLTEPSAGSDAGGTKTTATRDGNDWILNGSKIFITNAGEAETYVVLARSDKNAEKHRGISAFIVEKGTPGFSFGKKEKKMGIRSSPTMELVFENCRIPGDNLLGQEGQGFKVAMKTLDGGRIGIAAQALGIAQGALDAALAYTKEREQFNKPIASFQGVSFQLADMATQVEAARLLIYNAAYRASNGLSYSLESAMAKLFASETAMRVTTQAVQLHGGYGYTREFPVERMMRDAKITEIYEGTSEVQRVVIGAALTR
- a CDS encoding electron transfer flavoprotein subunit beta/FixA family protein; the protein is MKILICIKQVPDMESKFKINGEKTWYDRADLAWRMNEYDEYAVEQAVRLKEQVKDADLTVLCIGPDQVTETIKKALAMGCDRGVHINDADSHKREPIEIASMIAGFAKDKQFDIIFTGMQSQDRGSAQVGVMVAELLDMPAVTTIVGFTYDNGTINLKRELEGGSKALVTATTPVVLTCQLGLNTPRYPTLPNIMKAKKKELLTLAPDTGGMDTLQETTACFFPEKKGGGLVLEGDVADLADKLIHLLKEKTGVLA
- a CDS encoding 3-hydroxybutyryl-CoA dehydrogenase, translating into MEVKTFGVIGAGQMGNGIAQVAAASGLNVIMNDIKQEFVDRGLANIAKNLQRNVDKGKMAADEKDKILARIKTCTDLKDMAAADFVVEAASENEAIKFKIFENLEEICAPHVILASNTSSIPIGRIASHTKRPDKVIGMHFMNPVPVMKLVEVICGLATSAETLETTLALTKRMEKTPAQSNDFPGFIANRILLPMINEAIFCLYHGVGKKEDIDTVMKLGMNHPMGPLALADLIGLDTCLAIMNTLYQGLGDSKYRPCPLLRQYVEAGWLGRKSGKGFYTYE
- a CDS encoding enoyl-CoA hydratase/isomerase family protein, with amino-acid sequence MAYSSIELTCTDDGIARLTFNRPKALNALNSSLLEELSAALDSIKHDETIRVLILTGAGEKSFIAGADITEIATLTPLGAKKFAQLGQEVISSLQGLAIPVIAAVNGYALGGGCEMALACDFIYASEKAIFGLPEITLGVIPGFGGTQRLPRLIGANRAKEMIFTGKHLSAPEAKEMGLVNKTFAPEELMPAAMETAKLIATKGKASLCAAKQTVNQGLNTDLATGLCIERDAFALCLASPDAKEGTTAFLEKRKPVFKGDLNG
- a CDS encoding RidA family protein, whose amino-acid sequence is MNRTPIQSPKAPAAIGPYSQAIATDTLLFTSGTLAIDPKIGTIPEGTIEEHAHQVFRNLAAVAEAAGTNLSRAIKVTVYLTDMADFNQVNAVYSHYFQQPYPARSAVEVAALPLGADIEVEAVLAL
- a CDS encoding electron transfer flavoprotein subunit alpha/FixB family protein, with translation MKTLLVAEFREGKLRVKYSQLIAFANQLQTETAMFLVGSPSELPQFNGTLYLADVGKYGEYNPAVHKQLLLDVIAKEQPDQIVFHHSSYGWDLAPRIAVALKAAQISEVIAVEDGLPVVPVCNAKLRRKIKATSAKSVLTLQAGAFGLEEDPVGTPTVVAIDTVAGGTVQCTGYEAAKIEGVDLTKAEIIVSAGRGVGKPENVAMVQALAKALGGEYGASRPVVDAGWVEHNRQVGTTGSTVTPKLYVACGISGAIQHLAGMKKSEFIVAINTDKDAPIGEVANVLVVADLKQFIPVLTEKLNAR
- a CDS encoding heterodisulfide reductase-related iron-sulfur binding cluster, translated to MEFTREIYWNVGHGFTTLAPMYGLLLVALTIFVIGFLKRIKVYRLGQPLDRTDQRGERIKYLLENVLLQTKVMRVPGPGTAHALFFWSFFALFIGTTLIVIQADFTDLLFDVTFLKGTFYKLFSLTLDLAGLLAVAMLGGLLVRRYLIRPEGLVTKGDDALMHALLLAILLTGFCIEGARMAVTEMGTPLAAWSPVGLAIATLLGGMSEEGLRTLHAGLWWFHLVLALGFVAVIPYSKFRHIVTTSANAFLADRGPTGKLTTINLEDENTEKFGANELTDLRWKDIFDADACTLCKRCQDRCPAFNTGKPLSPMKLVNQIGEVAFGNREANLIDTIGREALWACTTCRACQDICPASIEHVDKIIEMRRNLVLMEGEFPGEEVMAAMEQTEVNGNPLGLGYASRGDWAESLGIKPLAEDPEVDLLYFVGCYASFDKRNIAVAKSFVKLCQAAGVKIGILGKEEKCCGEPMRKMGNEYLYQTLAMETVEIIKGYGVKKIVTTCPHCFNTLAKDYRDFDFDIEVVPHALFLEQLVASGTLSLKTESFACTYHDSCYLGRHNAMYDAPRNLIRAAGGQITEMAKNRDQAFCCSAGGGRIMAEENIGERINIKRVEMAVATGAGQLLSNCPFCLTMFEDGVKGANAEEQLRPRDIAEILAERV
- a CDS encoding thiolase family protein — translated: MNEVVIVSGCRTAVGAFGGSLKNTPVVALGAAVMRETLRKVGLRPTASVDMRSVAPGKLKDQGELELERKYAVWDTAAAEISLDEVIMGNVLQAGQGQNPARQAMIQAGIPKETPAFTINKVCGSGLKAIALGAQSIMTGQAEVVLAGGQENMSMVPMALPKARWGYRMELTGVGEVYDLMVFDGLYEIFYGYHMGVTAENIARMYNISREDQDRLAALSHSRALRGIKEGLFQEEIVPIAVRAGKQEVSFAQDERPMETSMEKMAKLKPAFAKDGTVTAGNASGINDGAAAVLLMSATKAKQMGLKPLATIEGFASGGLDPAYMGMGPVPAIQKALKQSGKTIGDIDMIELNEAFAAQAIGCMLELGIDVEKPNQLGSGISMGHPVGCTGARQMVTAIHQMQRQQHGTGLISMCIGGGMGMAMVISNK
- a CDS encoding Tim44 domain-containing protein; this encodes MFTLAFMEGGWTTDYADARSKSGGRSFSSPSSRPSQQQAPSQFNQRQQQSQPGSFSRGLMGGLLGGALGGLLFGSLFGASGSGMGILPLLILGGVGYFLYKRFVNRPAAPSSSGYQPPPAPNMFQGGGGQFAGNTVPPVPPIPPIRATNTMEQGLAEIRATDPGFDDKYFLEVASDVFFKIQAGWMRRDLSSYRHLLGQQLAAEYEQHFARMQELGQINKLESIAVRKVEIIAAGSDNGEDFVTVLFTANLLDYTVDEKTGALVEGSMTEPIKFAEKWTWARPMRTEDWKLEGIEVVEG
- a CDS encoding PaaI family thioesterase, with protein sequence MSEPAFQDQYPDDYAHCYGCGRLHAEGHHLKSYWDGEETVCRYTPDPKYTGGFPGFLYGGMIASLIDCHGAGTAAAAKARQDGKPISRFVTASLKVDYLAPTPINTELEIRGKVVEIKGRKVIVDLVVFAAGTTCATGTVVMVQLKEQN